The Spirochaetota bacterium genome window below encodes:
- a CDS encoding glutamine--tRNA ligase/YqeY domain fusion protein: MELPQATNFIEEIINDDLKNNVCTSVITRFPPEPNGYLHIGHAKSICLNFGIAQKYNGKCNLRLDDTNPEKEDVEYVESIKQDIQWLGFKWDGEVRHASDYFEQLYEWAKELIKKGKAYVCDMSAEEVAATRGTPTVPGKESPYRNRSVEENLDLFERMKNGEFPDGSKTLRAKIDMASPNMHMRDPVMYRIKHATHHRTGDRWCIYPTYDWAHGQSDYIEGITHSICTLEFEVHRPLYDWFLNQIATGPRPKQIEFARLNLSYTVMSKRMLLRLVQEGHVKGWDDPRMPTIAGLRRRGYTPDSIRNFAKLVGVAKKDSMVDIALLEHCIREDLNKKANRVMCVLNPLKVVIVNYPDNQVEYVEGVNNPENNDAGTRKIPFSKVLYIERDDFMENPPKKYFRLSPGAEVRLRYTYFIKCVDVIKDSNGNITELHCTYDPATKDGYAPDGRKVKGTIHWVSAQHALAAEIRLYDRLFTKEDPSDVEEGKDFTDYINPDSLKIVNGYIEPCVRGVKPFTNFQFERLGYFTVDPDSTDDRLIFNRTVTLKDTWAKISQKE, translated from the coding sequence ATGGAACTACCACAAGCAACAAATTTTATTGAAGAAATAATCAACGATGACTTAAAAAATAACGTGTGCACATCTGTTATCACACGTTTCCCTCCTGAGCCAAATGGCTATCTTCATATTGGACACGCAAAATCTATCTGCCTCAACTTTGGCATTGCACAGAAATACAATGGTAAATGCAACCTGCGCCTTGACGATACCAATCCTGAAAAAGAAGATGTTGAATACGTAGAATCAATAAAGCAGGACATTCAGTGGTTGGGGTTTAAGTGGGATGGCGAAGTGCGCCATGCTTCGGATTATTTTGAACAACTTTATGAATGGGCCAAAGAGTTAATAAAAAAAGGTAAAGCGTATGTGTGCGATATGTCCGCTGAAGAAGTTGCAGCAACTCGTGGCACCCCCACTGTACCCGGCAAAGAAAGTCCATACCGCAATCGTAGTGTAGAGGAAAACCTTGACCTTTTTGAACGCATGAAAAATGGCGAGTTTCCAGATGGATCAAAAACGCTGCGTGCAAAGATTGATATGGCCTCACCTAATATGCATATGCGCGATCCTGTTATGTACCGCATTAAACATGCAACCCATCATCGTACTGGCGATAGGTGGTGTATATACCCCACCTATGATTGGGCACATGGACAGTCAGATTACATTGAAGGGATAACCCATTCAATCTGCACACTTGAATTTGAAGTACACCGCCCATTATATGACTGGTTTTTAAACCAAATAGCAACTGGCCCAAGACCAAAACAAATTGAATTTGCACGGCTCAATTTAAGCTATACTGTTATGAGCAAACGCATGCTTCTTAGGCTAGTTCAGGAAGGCCATGTCAAAGGATGGGATGACCCTAGAATGCCAACAATAGCAGGATTACGAAGAAGAGGGTATACTCCAGATTCAATCAGAAACTTTGCAAAGCTTGTAGGTGTGGCAAAAAAAGACAGCATGGTTGACATAGCACTCCTTGAACATTGCATTCGTGAGGATTTAAACAAAAAAGCCAATAGAGTGATGTGCGTGCTCAATCCATTAAAGGTAGTTATTGTGAACTACCCAGACAATCAGGTGGAATACGTAGAAGGTGTTAACAACCCTGAGAACAACGATGCAGGAACCAGAAAGATTCCATTCTCAAAAGTGCTATACATTGAACGAGATGATTTTATGGAAAATCCTCCTAAGAAATATTTCAGGCTTTCACCTGGTGCTGAAGTTAGGTTGCGCTATACCTATTTTATTAAATGCGTTGATGTTATCAAAGACAGTAATGGCAACATAACTGAACTTCATTGCACTTATGATCCTGCCACAAAGGATGGCTATGCTCCTGATGGGCGCAAGGTAAAAGGCACCATCCATTGGGTAAGTGCACAACATGCTCTTGCTGCTGAAATACGCCTTTATGACAGATTATTTACAAAAGAAGACCCTTCTGATGTTGAGGAGGGAAAAGACTTCACTGACTATATTAACCCTGACTCTCTTAAAATAGTGAATGGTTACATTGAACCCTGCGTTAGAGGAGTTAAACCTTTTACTAATTTCCAGTTTGAACGGCTGGGTTATTTTACGGTTGATCCTGATTCTACTGATGATAGGCTAATTTTTAATAGGACAGTTACATTAAAGGATACATGGGCAAAAATATCTCAAAAAGAATAA
- a CDS encoding anion transporter, whose product MHYIALAIFIFTYTGIIFTRLPWFNVDRPSAAYFGAIAMILTGVLTFEEAITAIDFNTIALLLGMMIVIATLEQDGFFSFIAHKTIAFSKTPSQLLWIITFTTGISSAFLVNDAVVLMFTPIIISICRSAQLDPKPYLIAEILASNIGSAMTITGNPQNMLIGIYSGIPYFYFLMHLMPISIIGLVIIGICIKRIYSETFETHRVLHYSENGYVYNLSSMILSVAIFILITLFFLLHHVLHVSIPLIALAGSSLILLTSKIKPSKIIKEIDWVLLLFFASLFIVVKGAEKGGILSIFLKFTQYNEGFYSITFLHGISLLFSQIVSNVPFVILLGPALQHNNSKIVWLALASSSTLAGNATIIGAMANLIVLESASKSGIKIQFMEFLKPGLLVTLITLVVSIFILCLQSYLHLI is encoded by the coding sequence ATGCACTATATAGCGTTAGCAATATTTATTTTCACTTATACTGGTATAATATTCACACGTCTTCCCTGGTTCAATGTAGACAGGCCATCAGCTGCTTATTTTGGCGCAATAGCTATGATTTTAACAGGGGTACTAACGTTTGAAGAAGCCATTACAGCTATCGATTTCAATACAATAGCTCTACTTTTGGGGATGATGATAGTCATTGCCACACTGGAACAGGATGGTTTTTTTTCTTTTATTGCTCATAAAACCATTGCATTTTCAAAAACTCCATCACAGCTTTTATGGATTATAACATTCACTACTGGTATTTCCAGTGCATTTTTGGTAAATGATGCTGTTGTATTAATGTTTACACCTATCATCATATCAATATGCAGATCAGCACAACTTGACCCAAAACCATATTTAATAGCTGAAATATTAGCCTCAAATATTGGTAGTGCAATGACTATCACCGGCAATCCTCAAAATATGCTTATAGGCATATATTCAGGAATTCCCTATTTTTATTTCCTGATGCACCTTATGCCAATATCTATTATTGGCCTGGTTATCATTGGAATATGTATAAAACGAATCTATTCTGAAACATTTGAAACCCACCGTGTATTACACTACAGTGAAAATGGGTATGTATATAATCTGTCTTCCATGATACTTTCTGTTGCTATTTTTATTCTTATTACTTTGTTTTTTTTACTCCATCATGTTCTACATGTATCCATACCACTTATTGCACTTGCAGGTAGCTCACTAATACTATTGACTAGCAAGATCAAGCCATCCAAAATAATAAAAGAAATAGATTGGGTACTACTGTTATTTTTTGCCTCACTGTTTATCGTAGTAAAAGGTGCTGAAAAAGGCGGTATTTTATCAATATTTTTAAAGTTTACACAATATAATGAAGGATTTTACAGCATAACCTTTTTGCATGGCATAAGTTTATTATTTTCACAAATAGTAAGTAATGTCCCATTTGTTATTCTTTTAGGACCTGCACTGCAACACAACAACAGTAAAATTGTGTGGTTGGCTTTGGCTTCATCGTCAACATTAGCGGGAAATGCAACAATTATAGGGGCAATGGCAAACCTTATAGTACTGGAATCAGCTTCAAAATCAGGAATAAAAATACAGTTTATGGAATTTTTAAAGCCTGGTTTGCTTGTTACCCTCATCACACTGGTGGTATCAATATTTATTTTGTGCTTACAATCATATTTACATTTGATTTGA
- a CDS encoding STAS domain-containing protein: MQIDVHKEGPLLIFTLNGRYDISEVHNFETVYRHHIEDNPKIIALNLRDLKYIDSSGIGSLVRCMNLALKSNIEFVCYDINENVESIFKIAKLDQFISILTQEEFIKKYIKKQ, encoded by the coding sequence ATGCAGATTGATGTACATAAAGAAGGGCCTTTACTCATTTTCACACTAAATGGCCGATATGACATTTCGGAAGTTCATAACTTTGAAACGGTGTACCGTCATCATATCGAAGACAATCCCAAGATTATTGCCCTCAATCTGCGCGACTTGAAATATATCGATTCATCAGGTATTGGTTCACTGGTTCGTTGCATGAATCTTGCTTTGAAAAGTAATATTGAGTTTGTGTGTTATGATATAAATGAAAACGTGGAAAGTATTTTCAAGATAGCTAAACTTGATCAGTTCATTTCTATTTTGACCCAGGAAGAATTTATAAAAAAATATATTAAAAAGCAATAA
- a CDS encoding HD-GYP domain-containing protein, with protein MGVTNLFTYKYLKRKKLTIIVYLIVLCAIVTINVLFLLFHQFAFNYIPISLFAEIVILVFANVMALSISFGIINKLLQKRYDDVATSLMNVLKQFEKGNLTYPFSIDNGRFDSVLRYIQKLMMRQNNAAASFDEKLNERVFEIITVLISAMEDKDPYTSGHTTRVAQYALAIGKRLGLPQEKMRLLNHAAAAHDIGKIGIPIDIIEKSSRLTEKERLMMESHPVRGMKILSSLEYLDDIASIIMYHHERIDGKGYYQLSGDKIPIESKIIAVADALDAMLSDRPYRKALSLQEAKKELIRNKGTQFDPQVVDVMIELLEEKEPLKQLIAF; from the coding sequence ATGGGTGTCACAAATCTTTTTACATACAAATATTTGAAAAGAAAAAAATTAACCATCATTGTATACTTAATAGTATTGTGTGCGATAGTTACTATAAATGTTTTATTTTTGCTTTTTCATCAGTTTGCTTTCAATTACATACCCATTAGTTTATTTGCTGAAATAGTAATATTAGTGTTTGCTAATGTTATGGCATTGAGTATATCATTTGGAATAATAAATAAACTGTTGCAAAAGCGGTACGACGATGTTGCAACTTCACTAATGAATGTATTGAAACAGTTTGAAAAGGGTAATCTTACTTACCCTTTCTCTATTGATAATGGGCGTTTTGACAGTGTTTTGCGATATATACAGAAACTGATGATGAGGCAAAATAATGCTGCAGCAAGTTTTGACGAAAAATTAAATGAAAGGGTATTTGAGATAATTACAGTTTTAATAAGTGCAATGGAGGATAAAGACCCTTACACCAGTGGTCATACTACACGGGTTGCACAATATGCACTGGCAATAGGCAAACGGTTAGGGTTGCCCCAGGAAAAGATGCGATTGCTTAATCATGCAGCTGCAGCTCATGATATTGGTAAAATAGGCATACCAATTGATATTATTGAAAAAAGTAGCCGGTTAACTGAAAAGGAAAGACTCATGATGGAAAGTCATCCAGTAAGAGGCATGAAAATACTTTCATCACTTGAGTATCTAGATGATATTGCATCGATTATTATGTATCACCATGAACGTATTGATGGCAAAGGGTATTATCAGCTCTCCGGTGATAAAATTCCAATAGAATCAAAAATTATAGCTGTTGCTGATGCGCTTGATGCGATGCTCAGTGACAGGCCTTATAGAAAGGCACTATCGCTTCAGGAAGCAAAAAAAGAATTAATTAGAAATAAAGGTACCCAATTTGATCCACAAGTTGTAGATGTGATGATTGAGTTACTTGAAGAAAAGGAACCATTAAAACAGCTTATTGCTTTTTAA
- the trpS gene encoding tryptophan--tRNA ligase produces MSRILSGIQPSGTLHIGNYFAMMKPMIELQYSNDLFCFIVNYHALTSIHNPKELAENTINAAMDFIALGLDPDKAHFWVQSDIPEVTELAWILSCHTSLGLLERSHSYKDKIAKGIVPNTGLFTYPVLMAADILLFNAEIIPVGKDQKQHLEITRDIAERFNQMYGDIFVLPEPMISEDIAVIPGIDGQKMSKSYNNTINIFEDETTLKKKVMRIVTDSTPVEAPKNPDTCNLFALYKLFAHPEQTEKLKERYLKGGIGYGEVKKELFGMIWEYFAPFRDKRKQLQNNKGDIANILKKGAEKTRPIAQETLKRVKKAVGLDYLQ; encoded by the coding sequence ATGTCAAGAATACTTTCTGGCATACAACCGTCTGGAACGCTTCATATTGGCAACTACTTTGCCATGATGAAACCCATGATAGAACTGCAGTATTCTAATGACCTTTTTTGCTTTATTGTAAATTATCACGCATTAACAAGCATTCACAATCCAAAAGAGTTAGCTGAAAATACCATTAATGCTGCCATGGATTTTATTGCACTTGGGCTTGACCCGGATAAGGCTCATTTCTGGGTGCAATCTGATATACCGGAAGTGACCGAACTGGCATGGATACTGTCATGCCATACTTCATTAGGACTTCTTGAGCGAAGCCACAGCTACAAAGATAAAATTGCAAAGGGCATTGTGCCAAATACAGGCCTTTTTACATATCCTGTACTTATGGCTGCCGACATACTTCTTTTCAATGCTGAAATTATTCCTGTTGGCAAAGATCAGAAACAGCATCTTGAAATAACACGTGATATTGCCGAACGATTTAACCAGATGTATGGAGATATTTTTGTGCTACCAGAGCCAATGATATCCGAAGATATTGCAGTTATCCCTGGCATCGATGGACAAAAGATGTCAAAAAGCTATAATAACACGATTAATATTTTTGAAGATGAAACAACATTGAAGAAAAAAGTAATGCGTATAGTTACAGACTCAACTCCAGTTGAAGCACCAAAGAATCCTGATACATGTAACCTGTTTGCACTCTACAAATTGTTTGCTCACCCTGAACAAACCGAAAAGCTGAAAGAACGATACCTCAAAGGTGGTATTGGCTATGGTGAAGTTAAAAAAGAATTATTTGGCATGATTTGGGAATATTTTGCTCCATTCAGGGATAAGCGAAAACAGTTGCAAAACAACAAAGGTGATATTGCAAACATTTTAAAAAAGGGTGCAGAAAAAACACGCCCCATTGCTCAGGAAACTCTTAAGCGAGTTAAAAAGGCAGTGGGGCTGGATTATTTACAATAA
- a CDS encoding Do family serine endopeptidase has translation MKLQSFVTTTVAILLCAGTFVDAKPAKKTQDLSVTNDLTKFNEQLVKVTNSAIPTVVSISAEKKTGTPRDSKRMPMPFPVPREAKAVGSGVIIDKRGYIVTNNHVVKNTKSITITLFDKRTFPCELVGSDPATDIAVIKITGDVPQDLPVAEMADSDKLKVGEIAIAIGNPFGFGHTVTMGIISATGREGFGLADYEYFIQTDAAINPGNSGGALININGKLIGINTAIFSRNGGYMGIGFAIPSNMVKQVVDELILKGKVTRGWLGVYIQNITPEIAKNFKFEGRKGVLVADIMKDSPAKKAKIEIGDIIISVNGAEVSDINQLRRYVAGLKPGSNAKVKIYRAGKELELDVLIAELPAQAQITEEKAEDIDTIGMRVGDITEENAYKFRITDTTGVIVLEIKEQSPAYEAGMMVGDIIKEIENTPVENVDKYNELLKQYEKKETLLLLVKRGGIHKFVVIKKQ, from the coding sequence ATGAAATTACAATCGTTTGTGACTACCACTGTTGCAATTTTACTATGTGCAGGTACTTTTGTTGATGCAAAACCTGCCAAAAAAACGCAGGATTTGTCAGTAACTAATGATCTGACAAAATTCAATGAACAGCTGGTAAAAGTGACCAATAGTGCTATCCCTACTGTGGTGAGTATATCTGCAGAAAAAAAGACTGGTACTCCAAGGGATAGTAAGCGAATGCCAATGCCGTTTCCAGTGCCAAGGGAAGCCAAAGCAGTTGGATCGGGTGTCATTATTGATAAACGTGGATACATTGTAACCAATAATCACGTAGTGAAAAATACCAAATCTATTACAATTACTTTATTTGATAAGCGGACATTCCCCTGTGAGCTTGTTGGCTCTGACCCTGCAACTGATATTGCAGTCATTAAAATTACTGGTGATGTACCGCAGGATTTACCGGTTGCAGAAATGGCTGATTCTGATAAGTTAAAAGTTGGTGAGATAGCAATAGCAATAGGCAATCCATTTGGATTTGGACATACCGTGACCATGGGTATTATTAGTGCCACTGGGAGGGAAGGGTTTGGACTTGCTGATTATGAATATTTCATTCAAACTGATGCTGCTATAAATCCAGGCAATTCCGGTGGTGCCTTGATAAATATCAATGGCAAGCTTATTGGTATTAATACTGCCATCTTTTCACGCAATGGTGGATATATGGGAATTGGTTTTGCAATACCATCAAATATGGTAAAACAGGTTGTTGATGAACTAATCCTTAAAGGGAAGGTAACGCGAGGGTGGCTTGGTGTATATATTCAGAATATTACTCCCGAGATAGCTAAGAATTTCAAATTTGAGGGTCGTAAAGGTGTTCTGGTTGCTGATATAATGAAAGATTCGCCAGCTAAAAAGGCAAAGATTGAGATTGGGGATATTATAATTTCAGTCAATGGTGCAGAAGTTTCTGATATTAATCAATTACGAAGGTATGTGGCAGGATTAAAGCCTGGCAGCAATGCAAAAGTTAAAATTTATAGAGCAGGGAAAGAGTTAGAACTTGATGTATTGATTGCTGAACTTCCTGCACAGGCTCAAATAACAGAAGAGAAGGCAGAAGACATAGATACAATAGGCATGCGGGTAGGGGATATTACTGAGGAGAATGCATATAAATTCAGAATTACTGATACCACCGGGGTTATTGTTTTGGAAATTAAGGAACAAAGTCCAGCGTATGAAGCAGGGATGATGGTAGGTGATATCATCAAAGAGATTGAAAATACACCTGTAGAAAATGTGGATAAGTATAATGAATTGCTAAAACAATACGAAAAGAAAGAAACGCTGCTGCTTTTGGTAAAGCGTGGTGGAATTCACAAATTTGTCGTCATTAAGAAGCAATAG
- a CDS encoding FAD:protein FMN transferase, with amino-acid sequence MKHSYLLSLISFILFLQSLLSCSRQQHYSLSKIAMGTIVTISVDSDSLEKARTAIDHAFTIISSLEELMSPYKPQSDVARINNNTETIINNDTFNVISQSLEISHATGGLFDITFASVGKLWQLQSASFTPPDAIAIKKFLHCVGYKSIRLDAYTHKVIKLKPCVTIGLGGIAKGYAIAQASIALRKNGIREGIVEAGGDLEVIGNNYGYGYTIGIKHPRNEGIIGTVKLYNGQAIATSGDYERYAIYKGTRYHHIFNPKTGYPAQSDIISVSVISNNATICDGYATALFIMGSKQAMLFCKKNPRLALQCIIIDKDLNIHVSQSLIKKVTFPHYSIQSF; translated from the coding sequence ATGAAACATTCATATTTATTATCGCTGATTAGCTTTATACTGTTCCTGCAATCATTACTCTCTTGTTCCCGTCAACAACACTATTCATTATCAAAAATAGCTATGGGAACTATCGTCACTATTAGTGTGGATAGCGATTCATTAGAAAAAGCACGTACTGCAATCGACCATGCCTTTACGATAATTTCCAGCTTAGAGGAACTAATGAGTCCCTACAAACCACAGAGTGATGTTGCCCGCATCAATAATAATACAGAAACTATTATTAATAATGATACTTTCAATGTTATCAGCCAATCATTAGAGATATCGCACGCTACTGGTGGATTGTTTGATATAACATTTGCATCAGTGGGGAAATTATGGCAATTGCAATCAGCCTCATTTACACCACCTGATGCTATCGCTATCAAAAAATTTTTACATTGTGTTGGTTATAAATCTATTCGCCTTGATGCTTATACTCACAAAGTAATTAAACTAAAACCGTGTGTTACAATTGGACTGGGTGGAATAGCAAAGGGATATGCAATTGCTCAAGCTTCCATAGCTTTAAGAAAAAATGGCATTCGTGAAGGCATAGTTGAAGCAGGTGGTGACCTTGAAGTAATTGGCAACAATTATGGATATGGTTACACTATTGGCATTAAACATCCACGCAACGAAGGCATCATCGGCACTGTGAAATTATATAACGGTCAGGCAATTGCCACTAGCGGCGACTATGAACGGTATGCAATATACAAAGGCACGCGCTACCATCACATTTTTAATCCTAAAACTGGATATCCTGCACAAAGTGACATTATTTCAGTTTCAGTTATTTCCAATAATGCTACTATCTGCGATGGATATGCAACTGCATTATTTATCATGGGTTCAAAGCAAGCTATGTTGTTTTGCAAAAAAAATCCCCGCCTTGCATTACAATGCATCATAATTGATAAAGATTTAAATATTCATGTATCACAAAGTTTAATTAAAAAAGTCACTTTCCCTCACTATTCCATACAATCATTTTAA
- a CDS encoding 3-isopropylmalate dehydrogenase, which produces MMPHKIALYPGDGIGPEVVAEAVKVIDACNVDVEYTTFNWNTTMYSKTGKCAPDNYLELLASFDAILLGALGNTKNAPDHIAVEPLLTIRKSFDQYVNIRPAILYPGVDTPLKNKKPYDIDMIVIRENTEGEYTSLGGRHYVGTPDEVAMQINYFSRKGTERIIRYAFETARSRTRKHLTSITKSNALKYSMVFWDTVFYEVAREYPDVTTSSMLVDAAAMNMVRSPEQFDVVVASNLFGDILTDIAAIVVGGMGFGASGNINPTRKYPSMFEPVHGSAPDIAGKGVANPIAAILSAALMLEFLGEYDAAKKIRIAVTEHLKDGNVKTPDRGGNATTSDVGSDIAQRIQ; this is translated from the coding sequence ATCATGCCACACAAAATTGCACTTTATCCCGGAGATGGAATTGGCCCGGAAGTTGTTGCCGAAGCAGTCAAAGTTATTGATGCATGCAACGTTGACGTGGAATACACCACATTCAACTGGAATACAACCATGTACAGTAAAACAGGAAAATGTGCACCTGATAATTATCTGGAACTTCTTGCATCATTTGATGCAATACTATTAGGAGCATTAGGTAACACCAAGAATGCTCCCGATCATATTGCTGTAGAACCTCTGCTAACTATACGGAAATCATTTGACCAGTATGTAAATATACGACCCGCAATATTATATCCAGGTGTTGATACACCTTTAAAAAATAAAAAACCCTATGACATAGATATGATAGTAATTAGAGAAAATACCGAAGGTGAATATACATCGTTGGGAGGCAGACATTACGTTGGCACCCCAGATGAAGTTGCAATGCAAATAAATTATTTCTCGCGTAAAGGTACCGAACGAATCATCCGGTATGCCTTTGAAACAGCGCGTAGCCGCACACGTAAACATCTTACCAGCATCACCAAATCAAATGCTCTTAAATATAGCATGGTATTTTGGGATACAGTATTTTATGAAGTTGCCAGAGAATATCCTGACGTAACAACATCATCAATGCTTGTTGATGCAGCAGCCATGAATATGGTACGCAGTCCTGAGCAGTTTGATGTAGTCGTTGCTTCCAATCTTTTTGGTGATATTCTCACTGATATTGCAGCTATAGTTGTTGGAGGCATGGGATTTGGAGCAAGCGGCAATATAAATCCTACACGCAAATATCCATCTATGTTTGAACCAGTTCACGGTTCAGCACCAGATATTGCTGGAAAAGGTGTTGCAAATCCAATAGCCGCAATACTCAGCGCTGCTCTTATGCTTGAATTTCTGGGTGAATATGATGCAGCCAAAAAAATCCGCATCGCAGTTACTGAACACTTAAAAGATGGAAATGTTAAGACACCTGATCGTGGTGGAAATGCTACTACTTCGGATGTGGGCTCTGATATAGCACAACGTATACAATGA
- a CDS encoding alpha/beta hydrolase has translation MNLAEYTIPSTKINDYYIQVSDGIELYVIDFIPKKDSISKPIIFFVAGWISHITGWKDVLRTLTDEYRVLYIETREKTSSKIPDGKTYKDFSFNVMRMVLDLHEVIQKIIPKNRTFVMAGSSLGSSVILEYLAMNTRKPECALLIGPLPEFRFPPVLGDIVPRLPASWYNVLKEVVKWYLRNFRLDAQKEKEQLAKYTNTINAADPYKLKPNALALKNYNLWDKLPFVSTPCYIFGAKTDTLHATEDIKRLLHNLMLAEYIECESNKETHSHIVALHFKNILTKKLYSKIKPKKQ, from the coding sequence ATGAATTTGGCTGAATACACTATACCATCCACAAAAATAAACGATTACTATATACAAGTTTCTGATGGGATTGAATTATATGTTATAGATTTTATACCTAAAAAAGATTCTATATCTAAGCCCATAATTTTTTTTGTTGCTGGATGGATATCGCATATCACAGGTTGGAAAGATGTGTTGCGAACGTTAACAGATGAATACAGAGTTTTGTACATTGAAACCCGCGAAAAAACATCATCAAAAATCCCTGACGGTAAAACATATAAAGATTTCTCATTCAACGTTATGCGAATGGTCCTTGACCTTCATGAAGTAATTCAAAAAATTATTCCAAAAAACAGAACTTTTGTAATGGCAGGGAGTTCACTGGGCTCATCAGTAATACTTGAATATCTGGCAATGAATACACGTAAGCCTGAATGTGCACTTTTGATTGGCCCACTTCCCGAATTCAGATTTCCCCCGGTTCTTGGTGATATTGTTCCACGGCTGCCTGCATCGTGGTATAATGTACTTAAAGAAGTGGTTAAATGGTATTTACGTAATTTTCGTTTAGATGCCCAAAAAGAGAAAGAGCAGCTAGCAAAATACACTAATACAATAAATGCCGCTGATCCTTATAAGCTAAAACCTAATGCTCTTGCTCTTAAAAACTATAATCTCTGGGACAAGCTTCCGTTTGTATCCACACCATGCTACATCTTTGGAGCAAAAACGGATACGCTCCATGCAACTGAAGACATAAAACGATTATTGCACAATCTTATGTTGGCTGAATATATAGAATGTGAAAGCAATAAAGAAACACACAGCCATATAGTTGCACTACATTTTAAGAATATTCTAACAAAAAAGCTGTATTCAAAAATAAAACCCAAAAAGCAGTAA
- a CDS encoding bifunctional nuclease family protein — MSLCKVEIVTIVLDEESNTPIVVLQDNETGNILPIMIAPLEASLIAIELEGKKPVRPLTHDLIITMLKTFQYTLTSVIIDDLKDNIYFAKLNLIAPDNSEIIIDCRPSDAMAIALRANVPIYVKKKVFAIAQGLDNLSQIDKETMKEVLEDIDIDDVGGKIM; from the coding sequence ATGTCATTATGTAAAGTTGAGATAGTTACTATTGTATTAGACGAAGAAAGCAATACACCAATTGTAGTGCTTCAGGATAATGAAACAGGCAATATCTTGCCAATCATGATTGCCCCTCTTGAAGCAAGCCTTATAGCTATAGAACTTGAAGGTAAAAAACCTGTACGTCCACTTACCCATGACTTGATAATAACAATGCTTAAAACTTTTCAGTATACATTAACTTCTGTAATCATTGATGATCTCAAGGATAATATTTATTTTGCTAAACTCAATTTAATTGCACCCGATAATTCTGAAATCATTATAGACTGTCGCCCAAGTGATGCTATGGCGATAGCTCTAAGGGCAAATGTTCCAATATATGTCAAAAAGAAAGTATTTGCGATAGCTCAAGGATTAGACAATCTTTCACAAATAGATAAAGAAACCATGAAAGAAGTCCTTGAAGATATTGACATAGACGATGTAGGTGGAAAAATAATGTAA